The DNA segment AATGCAGATTCCTCGACGGTAAGAGGCGATACATACGGCCTATGACCAATAGAACTGGTTCCACTGCCCAAATCAAAGTACAGGCCTTAAGGGTTGAAATTGTATTAAATAGGGCTTAAAATAGCAGAATCTTGATCCTAGTGATACCTGATCATCCATAGCGCCTGCTCAGGCAGCTTGGCCTTGTTGTGTACGAGGAACCGGTACAGGTATTCGTCGTGGCCCCACGACATCATCAGCGCTTCGATACCGCACTTCGGTGAGTAGATCCCGTTCTCTGTGCTGGGAATTGAACAATCCTAGTTAAAGCCTGATTAATATTGGTGTAGTGGCGGGCGTCAGTAGCTGGGATTCCAGCGATGGATCACTACTTCAATGCAAACATATCATTCATATATAGAATAAAAATTGTAGGACCCAAAATACTGCCTTGTGGTATCCacaaactatattatattatgggtaTTTTTATGTTGCTTAAATGTTACGCTTTGGATACTATTAATTAGATAACCACGAAAACCAATTAAGGCGTTACCTATTCATAATATACTTTCTAGCATTCTTAGTATTATCTTTAGAGGCTTTGCCGAATGCCTTAGCGAGGTCTATTAATGTGCGAATACAATTGTCAATTAATTTAGTATGGTTGTACTTACTTGTATTTAGGGTTGTATGTGTCGGGGTTGTCCTTGAAGCTGTCGTCGCCATATACGATGCTCTTGCCCCACTTGCAGCCGACTGGGAAAGTGTCCCCTACAACACACCACTGTGGCTCGCCGTAGAACGCCATTACCTGGAAAAACGATTGATTAAAATcgttttaaagaaataaaaaatttgcACGTATAATTAGGATTGAGTAAATCAAGTTTACTTATTCAGAAGTAATTTGATGATCTTATTTTTCACAATAAACATTATTTCACAATACGAACAACGGACGCAATGCGGACGCGTCATAGTTTAATTTTGAAATGTATGATTTCTTAGTTACTCGATCTCGTTATCACAAGTTAATGTTAGTTATGATGTTAGTCTGGATTTgctataacccgaccaaattacgtaggtcaaccaatttctctgatagtacaaattaatttaaaaatttcctaCCTTTCCAACGTCATGGATGAGTCCAGTGAGATGAAACCAGTCATCATCAGGGTGGTCCTGGCGGATCCTCTCAGCGGTCTGGAAGGCGTGCACGATGTTGGGGAGGTCGGTGTCGGGGTCTGACTCATCCACCAGCTCGTTCAACTTGATCAGAGCGTCCTTGATCGTCGACTTAAAGTGGTTGAATTTCAGCCATTTGTCCATTTTACCTGTaatcaaaaaaaatgttgaaggAATGTAGAATTAAAAACACCGTCTAaccagccccggatttataaataggccttTATAGGCCACTGTTTAGGGGCGGCAGCGTTCATAGAGGCCCTACGGAGTACATGGGGCGACGAAAATAAAGTGGCCTTTGCATATTCTCTTAAAAAATAGGTATCAATACGGTACTGCGTCTAACGACGCAAAACGCAACGCGTCACCGCTGCGGCGACTTATCTCAACGAAGCTATGTAGCCCGCTCATAGACTActgttacacggtcagtctggtaTCAGTTCAATCCATCAATCTGAACCTGACGCCAGAACGATGGcagaaaagtacataataaaacaatgaCGTCAATCAAGCGGTTAAACGATCTTGCTTCCGTCAGTCTGGAACAGACTGAtgaactgaactgatgccagactgaccgtgtaacagCACTCTTAAGTTGTGCGTTCACCGGATCGGAATcggcggacggatttgttgtaTTGATTTCTATGGTACTGTGTGCACTGGAAcgtcatttctgcgcctgacaaattataaacgacgacgctccgtccgcaccgtacgcccCGACACCGACCCGGTGAACGCGCAGCTTTACAAACTCACCTTTAACAAAGTCCACGGTGACGTTAGTATGCATAGTGTAGTAAGTCTTGCGGACTCGCGCCTTGATGGGATCCTCGTCGTCCACGGAGTAGTCGCGGAAGGCCTGCACGTCCTTCCCGTCGTAAACCGCCTCCGGCCGCAGCAGCAGCGACGGGTCCATCATGCTGATGGTGTTGTCCTGTAGCAGAAATTGTTAAGGATTGCCAATTGCCAAAACTATCGAAGAGATTTCGATATGTTTCATGGTAGGCACTAGGCACTGCACAGGTAAGGCACATGTCCTACTTTTTATGCAGTGTATTTTAGGCTAGTAAGTAACTCATCATTTAGGTCTGAAAAATAAATTCTGGACCTTCTAAATTCTGGACACATCTGGATCTAGTGTccatataaaaaaacaatatcattGCGCTTGCGCAAATAAAGATGttatgtataaactataaacgcaaaattataattaactgaaACAACTAAAACTCACAGGATTTTTGACTTTCATTTTGTGCGTACTGCTATTCCGTCCGTCCACAGCAAACTGCGCTGTTCCTCAGATTTCGCATCTTTAAGTGTTGAGATACTGTGGTTGTGTGATTATTTGACCCTAAACAATCAGATGTTATCGGGAGTTTAcgcaaataatttttaatatttgtcattgagttataacttataagtactacatacttatatctcaatgatatttgtttactttacttcTCTATGGATCTCAGAGTAATTCGTTACGCGAAGATACTAAAATTGatgaataacaaaattatattcaattatttaattgataagcatttaattattgttagacactcctttatattaataattatgatagcaGAGTATCATGCATGGCTTTGAAAAATATGAACActttacaatatatatttttcagctTGGACCCACAAAAGCAAAACCTACCTACTAGTTTTTTATCTTTGctggctttatttttttattagcttTAGGTATATCGTCGCATATTAAGAACATGCTGTATTGTTAAATGTAACAAGAAGTATTTACAATAAACAATGGTTTACCGTTTATCTACCTCTTAACTTGAATGGTCTACCTGCATCTTTACACAATACTTTTATGCATTGTGCGAAGGTAAGCTTGATCTTACCTTCGCAGCAGTTCTTCTTACCTATAACCCACTGGCCACTGCACTGCCCAAAGCATTAAAGAATCTACACATTTATATAACACGGTCACCGAACGCCTAGAAATTCGGTTACCTACACGCGAAAATTTTAATCGCATATCTAAAGTAGGAACGTGATTAAATTTTCATTCGCGAAAGAAAAATACAAGCATCCATAGTTCGTTGGCCAATTATCTACGTGTGCCGGGCTATAgattttttaagtatgtaatctaataattttggctatagattttttaagtgtgtaatctaataattttaatttagtctTATTTAACGGTTAGTCGCTTTTTTATTGTGCCGGTACCTTTATGCCTGCCACTTGGTGCTGTCAACGATCGACATTGTGATATTATGACTGTGATCAATTTATTGGTGCATTTCAatttacttctatttttaaCGGTCGCACGTGTAAGGAGGTCTCGGCAATTGAGAGCAACTTATTTGTGCCAAACTCGTGAGAGAAGTTGACTGTTTTTTGGCCAAGGTCAATAACATGCGTAAATCCTAACTTTTTCATTGCAAATGTGAACTGATATTcatgaatctatactaatattataaatgcgaaagtatctctgtctgtctgtctgtctgtctgtctgtctgtctgtctcgctttcacgccaaaactactgaaccgattgtaatgaaattttgtacacagatagtctaaagcctgagaaaggacataggctactttttaactggaaaaaggggttgtaaaggggtgaaaatgcgtaaatttggtcaaattaagttagttccaaaaactcaaaacagatggcgccaagagtcgcctagatcgcgctatcgcttgctcatgcgtatttctataagaggtggtaccatgttgagttaatatttcgattctttcgattgttatagtatgttattaaataactcacgtaccaacatagatatcagaaacaacagactaccaataataaatactaaatagtttttgggtattgggcaaagctaaagttgtgtaatgcagctaagttgtgtaacgataaataagcttggtataaaaaagtttacttaattaaaaaaaaacatattatgtgcacactacacggctgttttgggtattttgatttaaggggtaccagggtttcgaaaaagcttttgacaccaattttattgacaccgcgcgctataaactgaagtccacgcggacgaagtcgcgggcaacagctagttatagtaTATACCTAGTAGATATTATAATCCAAaatcataattgaagacgtgagtggaagaatcgaaaaataacatttcgtaacatacggacaataactcattttttccctaattattttaataaattttgtaacatatctacttcataacctagctaatatatctggctacacatgtaatccatagtttttctatttcaaatatttttccggtcctaaagccaaacaaaaaaacgggaagttttttcatgttacttaccagttaccctattcatccactcacgtctttaattatttAGGCCTCTTTGCCGGACCATATAAGGGggttgggagagccatgcttcggcgcgaatgggccggctcgaccggataaataccacgttctcacagaaaaccggcgtgaaacagcgcttacgctgtgtttcgccgagtgcgtgagtttaccgggggcccaataccctaacccctaccctattcccttccctaccctcaactattcccttcccttccctaccctcccctattaccctattcactcttaaaaggccggcaacgcacttgcagctcttctgatgctgcgagtgtccatgggcgaccgtagttgctttccatcaggtaacctgTATGCCCGTTAGCCCCctaattttagacgtgggagagccatgcttcggcacaaatgggccggctcgaccggagaaataccacgttctcacataaagccggcgtgaaacagcgcttgcgctgtgtttcgctgagtgagtgagtttaccagaggcctaatcccctaccctacccatccctaccctcccctattacccttttccctcttaaaaggccggcaacgcacctgcagctcttctgatgctgcgagtatccatgggcgatggaagttgctttccatcaggtgacccgtttgctcgttagcctttatttcattaaaaaaaaaacagtcgaTAAGTATCTCGATTCTCGTTCTATTTCCGAAAGAAAAGACATGGTATGCCGTATGGCACACTGCTAACTCCTGACGTCAGGTAAATAAAATAAGCCTCTgaactgaaaatatttttaattcatgTCATAACATCATAcagtcaatatattttataaaatgtataaaatgatATACTACAAATTAATACTGCCTTCTTTAATTACTATTCACCACTCGCAGACCCCGGGGATGTATTTGTCAATGAGCCCCTCGTAGTAGGGCCACAGGGCGTCGATGTCTGGCACGTTCGCGCTCTTCGTGTACAAGTCATATTTactgaaacaaaacaaagtaacatatttttaaggGGGTTATTTAGTAGTGGCGTTGAAGGGGGGGCGGGCGACGGCGTCCCTTTTTCTGGCTCTACCAGACCCATGGGCGCCGAAAATTTttgcccagggcgctggtaatGCTAAAGCCGGCAGTGGGgatataaataagtatttcacttaaataaaatttacagttCGTCTCAATCTTATATCAAGAAGTCCATTTGTGACTTTCTACCATTTTTCAGCTTTCGAACCTTTTAGTCCATTCAGGactaattttagtatttgtaaCGTAACATTGGGATGGTCAAGTGATTGAAACACTTACTTAAATTCGAGGACCCACTGTAGAATCTGTTCATCCTTCTCATTGGTGAGATGTCTGTAGTCACCACCGGCGTGCCACGGATACAATGAGTGGtatctaaaaatattaccaTTGTAAATTCAGGGTGGGGCGTGGGCCGACAGGATACGGAAACAgccgaaatttaaattaagaacataaactacgtattgcggtattgcactagtactatgcaataccacagtatagcaatatttatgtcatattgctatactgtagcaatacgtagtttatgttcttaatttaaacttcggatgTTTCCGTATCCTGTCGGCCCACGCCCCACCCTGCCCCTGGGCAGtgcagatgccgaaaacgctattaaagtatatgtatattattttgtattatataatatttattaaaagagGACTGGTGACTTGTGTGGTCTGTCATTCACCTGACAGTCTGGATCCACTGAAAATCAGGGACTGCGAATCGCGGTCACTACCTGAGTGGATGCCAATTCAGTTTTTGATCATTACACTTCCTGCCTTGTTTCGTTGGACTTTGAAATCTCATTATGCCTaataaatatgcataatatttttgtattgtcgtatacactatacactgtAACATTTACTTATTGTGGAATGTCGATTGTTTTGTATTCTATCTGCAATCTTGTACTAGTAcgttaaatgtatttattttcgtcttttaattgtattatttttgtggTGTAATGGTCAAAAAAGAGGAAtaaacgttttatttatttatttatttatttaaagtttagACATCGCTAGGTGTACTTTTTCAGCTACGAAACTACTCATTTTAAATACCTTTTACGGTAAAAGTTTTACCTTaccttacatttttaaataagctgCGTTGTCTTTCCAAAAAAGGTCAATGACTTTTTGACTTTTTTGGAATCGTATACTCATTTGcaatagaatatattatggtccaacttcaccaacgactgttaaaaaTGTTCGAATTAGTACCACGTtacttctttcgtttttcatatgaatgaaagagagacatgacattttaacaagctgtaaacactaaggttgggttgcaccaactaactttaactataacttaaactataactttaactacaatgcaaaatgtcaaatttttggttaaagttaaaaatggacgccatcaagacgccatattataccgtaaccatagagctcgccaaggttttaaatgcacgtgacgtaaaaaggaactaacgctgtcatcatacaaaaacgccatttttgacagttcccctttaccagcagcgcccccgcccacgttcatttataaccttgttggaccagctgtcaacTGTTAATTTCTCCGGTccaagttaaggttaaagttaaagctaaatttgccttaactataaccataactttaaccacgcctctggtgcaacccgccCTAATAGACGTTGATGAAATTGGATGTGAATAGATTTCGATTCTAATTTTCCATAAATCTTTATCAAAGTCTTCAAGTTCAGAGTGCGCAAAACACGTTGATAACACCATGCTGATAGCCCGCAGGTCGCCAGATACCATGCAGGTCCATGGCCGACTAGCAAAACATCAAggctaagggtgaagccaaacgagcgtaatttgtgagttgtgagtcgcagaatctcggctggcagaaattctgctgcattcagtttcatacaaaagtgctGTTTGACTCACACGAGCGTAACTTTGTGAGTCATTATtcgtatgaaaagatatttacgcggtagaaattctgcgactcacgactcacaaaatcacgcttggcttcacccttaaggCTAACCAAAATTCTTAGTTAGGGTGGTAGTCTTCAGACAAGATTCACTCCGTaagaatttagaaaaaaatactcGAAATTACTCTTTGCTTATACCCgttgaaatatttttagtgCTGATTGTGATTATTATAATGGGGgtgtttgaaattttatttgccATCAGGtgccttaggctgcgtttccaccagagatgtgttgcgaggaacgtgtttttgagaaccaatagaatcgcttcattgacgtgagcttgctgTAATATCGctcaacgtgggagagccatgcttcggcacgaatgggccggctcgaccggataaataccacgttctcacagaaaaccggcgtgaaacagcgcttgcgctgtgtttcgccgagtgagtgagtttaccggaggcccaatcccctaacccctaccctattcccttccctaccctcaactattcccttcccttcccttccctaccctcccctattaccctatcccctcttaaaaggccggcaacgcacttgcagctcttctgatgctgtgagtgtccatgggcgacggaagttgctttccatcaggtgacccatttgctcgtttgccctcttatttcataaaaaaaaaaacgcggcgatgctattggttcttaaaaacaTATTCCTCGCAAGTCGCGACACATCTCTGatagaaacgcagccttagggtcTATCTTGACATATGAGAGCAGTTTAACACGATAGACATTTagacatagcggcacctggtggcaaataaaatttcaaactcCCCCATTATAATAAGCCTCATTTCAAGGCATTCTTACCTGATCATATAAAGCGCTTTCTCTGGCAGTTTTGACTTGTTGTGCTTGAGGAACTGGTACATGTACTCGTCGTGGCTCCACGAGATCAACAGCTGATCGAGCCCGCAGTGCGGCTGATACATGCCGTATTTCGTGCTAAAATTTGTTTGTTGGTTAATACAATCCCCTCTCTAAGTAAGGGTCTATACTccagttttggcgcaacggagcgtcggttgcgggcgtcatctagtgactATGATAACTTATAAGATTTCGGAGGAGTCTATAGAATGCACAATCGAAGTCGATCAtgggctataatattatataacttcaTTATCGCTTGTAATAGTCCATaatacaggaggttccgaggacgacgaCGACGAACACATCGCGCCCCACGttgcagacaatacgtgtttagtgttagtgttagttttagtataattgtatgtatgttagtctataaggtatttgtAATATATAGGTAATTtaatgcctccgtggtctagtggtatagagcgcggctcttgactcggaggtcgtgggttcgattcccgcgttggaaacattttatttccaagtttggttaggacaatgcaggctgatcatctgattgtctgacaagtaagatgatccatgcgtcggatgggcatgtaagaagtcggtcctgcgcctgatctctcgccagtcgtgtcggtctgccgtcccactgggttataagagtaaaggaatagagagtgctcttgtatactgcgcacacacttgggtactataaaattactcctgcgcagctggcctggtttcaatgaaaccggccaccgtcaccgaaaaccggtgtgggagctattattatttgtaataatatgggccacgatgcctgaattaaatatcaaaaaaataaaaaaataattgtctaTGATGGGCCAATATAAGCAATTACGTACGGGGGTCTATGATTTGATATGGCTTATCGTATGATCATGTTGT comes from the Aricia agestis chromosome 6, ilAriAges1.1, whole genome shotgun sequence genome and includes:
- the LOC121727826 gene encoding inositol oxygenase isoform X1 — protein: MKVKNPDNTISMMDPSLLLRPEAVYDGKDVQAFRDYSVDDEDPIKARVRKTYYTMHTNVTVDFVKGKMDKWLKFNHFKSTIKDALIKLNELVDESDPDTDLPNIVHAFQTAERIRQDHPDDDWFHLTGLIHDVGKVMAFYGEPQWCVVGDTFPVGCKWGKSIVYGDDSFKDNPDTYNPKYNTENGIYSPKCGIEALMMSWGHDEYLYRFLVHNKAKLPEQALWMIRFHSFYPWHAGGDYSHFETEKDQKIKEAVLKFNQYDLYTKSAAIPDIEALWPYYESLIDKYMPGVLEW
- the LOC121727826 gene encoding inositol oxygenase isoform X4, producing the protein MAEVKGPISMIDPSQLLRPEPTFNDKPVDAFRDYSVDDEDPIKARVRKTYYTMHTNVTVDFVKGKMDKWLKFNHFKSTIKDALIKLNELVDESDPDTDLPNIVHAFQTAERIRQDHPDDDWFHLTGLIHDVGKVMAFYGEPQWCVVGDTFPVGCKWGKSIVYGDDSFKDNPDTYNPKYNTENGIYSPKCGIEALMMSWGHDEYLYRFLVHNKAKLPEQALWMIRFHSFYPWHAGGDYSHFETEKDQKIKEAVLKFNQYDLYTKSAAIPDIEALWPYYESLIDKYMPGVLEW
- the LOC121727826 gene encoding inositol oxygenase isoform X2, whose amino-acid sequence is MKVKNPDNTISMMDPSLLLRPEAVYDGKDVQAFRDYSVDDEDPIKARVRKTYYTMHTNVTVDFVKGKMDKWLKFNHFKSTIKDALIKLNELVDESDPDTDLPNIVHAFQTAERIRQDHPDDDWFHLTGLIHDVGKVMAFYGEPQWCVVGDTFPVGCKWGKSIVYGDDSFKDNPDTYNPKYNTENGIYSPKCGIEALMMSWGHDEYLYRFLVHNKAKLPEQALWMIRYHSFYPWHAGGDYSHFETEKDQKIKEAVLKFNQYDLYTKSAAIPDIEALWPYYESLIDKYMPGVLEW